From the Candidatus Zixiibacteriota bacterium genome, the window AATATCAAACTTGGCACGCTGCACCTGTTCGAGCAGATTCTGAAGTTCGGTGACGTGGAGCAGGGGATCACGGCATACAACGTGGGGGAGACGCGGCTGCGCGGTTTGATTCGGCAGAACCATGAAATGCCGAAGCGGTATCTGAAGAAGGTAATGGAAAAATACAAAATGCTCAAGGAGACTTACGCGGTTTGAAACCACGCACAACACTTGCCATACTACTTGCCTTGCTTTCCATCGCAACTATAATCGGCCCCGGTTGCGGCGGACCTCGTCCGTTGTCGAAAATGACAGCCCGCGAATTGTTTGAAGAGGGTAGCAAGAAATTCCAGAAGAGAAAATACCTTCGCGCCATTGAGATATTTCAGGCCTGTGTCTACAATTTCCCGGGAGACGAAATTGTCGACTCGGCCCAGTATTACCTTGCCCTTTCCTATTTCGAGAACGATGAGCACGAGGTGGCGCAAGTGGAGTTCAACCGTCTGGTTCTGAACTACCCCTCCAGCGTCTATCTTGAGCAATCGGTTTTCATGCGGGCGGCTTGTTTTTTTGAGGCCACCCCACGACATCATGGCCTCGACCAGTCCGAATTGGAGACGGCCATCCGACAGTTTGAGGATTTCATTATAGATTTCCCGGAGTCTGAGTCGGTGAACGATGCCAGAGCGTATCTGCTGGTGGCACGCTCGCGACTGGCTCGGAAATACTACGATGCCGGTATTGTCTACAGCCGAATTGCAGCCTATCAGGCAGCTCAGATTTACTTTCAGAAAGTGATCGACGATTTCACCGACACCGAATACGCTCCCCTGGCTACGTATGAGTTCGCAGTCATGGATCTCAAACAGGATAAATTCACCGAGGCTCAATCCGGGTTCAAAGATTTTCAAACGGTGTTTGCCGATCATGAGAAAGCGGAACGCGCCCACCAGCATGAAATCGAGGCGGCCTTCAAACCCGGCCAGGCCGCTTTCAAGAAAGGTGAATTCACCACCGCCCGAGAGAAGTTGGAAGCGTTCAAAGTTGCCTACCCCAATCACAAACTGACCGGGAAAGCCGACAAGTATCTCCGAAAGATCGCAGAGCGCATGGCGGCCGGCCCCAAGGTCGACGGTGATGAGTCCTGACGACGGCGGACGCTGGGGAATACTGGGCGGGACCTTTGATCCCGTACACAACGGACATCTCAATCTGGCCGAGCAAGTCGCCCGCAACCGGGCGCTCAACGGCGTATTATTAATACCGTCATATCGTCACCCTTTTAAGGATGACTGCTGCGCAACATTCGAGCACAGGATCAAAATGCTACAACTGGCGACGGTGGGACATGCTGGTCTCATGGTGAGTGATATGGAAAAAGAGATGGACCTTTCGGGCTTTACTGTGGATAGTATCCAAGCCATCAAGCTAAGATACCCCCAAGCCGACTGGTCGTTCATCATCGGCGAGGACAACGTTGCCGACTTGCAACACTGGCGAAGCCCCGATCTGATTCTGAGCCAGGTCCGCATACTGGTTGGTGAGCGACCACCCCATGTTGCCTGCGATCTTATCGGACAGTTTCCGTCTGACCGGATCGAGATGGTCTCGATCAACATGGTGGATGTCTCCTCAACCGATATTCGCGCCCGTTTGGCCGCCGACGCATCGGATAAATCACTTGTCACGTTGATGCCGGGGGCGGTGATCGAGCACATTGTCGAACATGGACTGTACCAATGAAAGGGTCCAAAGGCTCAGTCTACCTCATCGATGGCTCGGCGGTTTTTTATCGAGCCTACTTTGCCTTCATCCGCAATCCTCTGATAAACTCCAAAGGTGAAGACACTTCGGCCACCTACGGATTTGTCAACTCTATATTGAAACTGATCAGGGATGAAGACCCCGACTACCTGGCTATTGTTTTCGACACTGCCGAACCGACCTTCCGACATCGCATGTATGACGATTACAAGTCAACCCGCGCCAAGATGCCCGACGAACTGGCCGAACAGATCCCGCGCATTCGACAGGCGGTCGAGGCGCTCAATATCCCATCGTTCGAACTGGCCGGGTATGAGGCCGACGACTTGATCGGAACCTTTGCCCACAAAGCAGCCAAGGCCGGGCACGACGTATGGTGTGTAACCGGAGACAAGGATTATTTTCAACTTGTCGACGAACGCATCCGAATCTACTACCCTCGCAAGGCATCGGAGCCGCCGGACAGGCTTGGTCGCGAGGAAGTGAAGGCGAAGTTCGGAGTGTACCCGGAAATGGTCATCGACAAACTGGCTCTAATGGGTGATTCTTCCGACAACGTCCCCGGTGTCCCCGGCATCGGTCCCAAGACGGCCGACAAACTGCTTGAACAATTCGGTTCGCTCGATGCCGCTCTCAAAGGTCACGCCGAAATCAAAGCCAAGGGGGTGCGAGAGAAAATCGCCGCCGGCACCGAGTCTGCCTTGCTCTCTCGCAAGCTGGTTACCATTGACACCGATGTTCCGGTGGAGTTTGAACTCAGCCGTATCAAGCGGGCGCCGGTCAATCATGACGCAGCCAGAGAGCTATTTCTCGAAATGGAATTCACCGGCCTGTTGAAACAGATAATGCCGAACGGTATGGCCGAGGAAACTCCCGACGCACCCGGTCCGAAGGTGAGCATCGACTATCAGACCATTAAGTCTGTCTCTGAGCTTGAGGCTCTCGTGGAGGACCTGTCGGGTCAGAAAGAGGTCGCGGTAGATACCGAAACGACCTCGCTTAATGCCCTGGAGGCCGAACTGGTGGGTGTGTCGCTTTGTGCCAGGGCGGGCACAGCATACTACGTACCCCTGGGGCATACGGCCGATGCTGAGCACAATCTGCCGTTCGATGAGGGATTGGCTATTCTGAAAAAGCTGCTTGAGAACCCCAAGGTCCAAAAATTCGGCCAAAACCTCAAGTACGATATCGAAGTTTTGAATCGTTATGACGTCTCAGTCGATCCGGTTTCGTTCGACAGTATGTTGGCATCGTATCTGTTGAATCCGTCTGGACGCGAGCATTCGCTGAACTTTCTGGCCCTGAAGCACTGTGACCACAACATGCAACCGATCAGTGAACTGATCGGTAGCGGGAAAAAACAAACCACCTTTGACACCGTTCCGGTCGATCAAGCTGCCTACTATGCCGCCGAGGATGCCGACTATACTTACCGCCTGCGCGGTATTCTGGCGCCGGAACTGGACGGCCTGCAGATGCACCACCTGTACTACAATCTGGAAGTCCCCTTGATAAACGTGCTGGTGGCCATCGAGGAAGCGGGGATTAGAGTCGATGCCGACTTCCTGAGTGGGTTGTCGATCGATATGGAGCAGAAACTGGAAACAGTACGCTCAGAGATTT encodes:
- the bamD gene encoding outer membrane protein assembly factor BamD is translated as MKPRTTLAILLALLSIATIIGPGCGGPRPLSKMTARELFEEGSKKFQKRKYLRAIEIFQACVYNFPGDEIVDSAQYYLALSYFENDEHEVAQVEFNRLVLNYPSSVYLEQSVFMRAACFFEATPRHHGLDQSELETAIRQFEDFIIDFPESESVNDARAYLLVARSRLARKYYDAGIVYSRIAAYQAAQIYFQKVIDDFTDTEYAPLATYEFAVMDLKQDKFTEAQSGFKDFQTVFADHEKAERAHQHEIEAAFKPGQAAFKKGEFTTAREKLEAFKVAYPNHKLTGKADKYLRKIAERMAAGPKVDGDES
- the nadD gene encoding nicotinate (nicotinamide) nucleotide adenylyltransferase: MSPDDGGRWGILGGTFDPVHNGHLNLAEQVARNRALNGVLLIPSYRHPFKDDCCATFEHRIKMLQLATVGHAGLMVSDMEKEMDLSGFTVDSIQAIKLRYPQADWSFIIGEDNVADLQHWRSPDLILSQVRILVGERPPHVACDLIGQFPSDRIEMVSINMVDVSSTDIRARLAADASDKSLVTLMPGAVIEHIVEHGLYQ
- the polA gene encoding DNA polymerase I, encoding MKGSKGSVYLIDGSAVFYRAYFAFIRNPLINSKGEDTSATYGFVNSILKLIRDEDPDYLAIVFDTAEPTFRHRMYDDYKSTRAKMPDELAEQIPRIRQAVEALNIPSFELAGYEADDLIGTFAHKAAKAGHDVWCVTGDKDYFQLVDERIRIYYPRKASEPPDRLGREEVKAKFGVYPEMVIDKLALMGDSSDNVPGVPGIGPKTADKLLEQFGSLDAALKGHAEIKAKGVREKIAAGTESALLSRKLVTIDTDVPVEFELSRIKRAPVNHDAARELFLEMEFTGLLKQIMPNGMAEETPDAPGPKVSIDYQTIKSVSELEALVEDLSGQKEVAVDTETTSLNALEAELVGVSLCARAGTAYYVPLGHTADAEHNLPFDEGLAILKKLLENPKVQKFGQNLKYDIEVLNRYDVSVDPVSFDSMLASYLLNPSGREHSLNFLALKHCDHNMQPISELIGSGKKQTTFDTVPVDQAAYYAAEDADYTYRLRGILAPELDGLQMHHLYYNLEVPLINVLVAIEEAGIRVDADFLSGLSIDMEQKLETVRSEIYKDAGGEFNINSTQQLSHILFDKLGLPTKGKTAKKTGYSTDQRVLEELALLHEFPKLVLDFRQITKLKSTYVDAIPKLISPTTGRVHTSFNQAVTATGRLSSTDPNLQNIPVRTEEGRQIRKAFIPRDGDHVLLVADYSQVELRILAHYTNDQGLIAAFEAAEDIHARTAAEVYGVDIDNVTSEQRRAAKTANFAVIYGVSAFGLAQQTELDLSGAKEFIDTYFERYPGIQKYMETTKQSARDSGYVTTLLNRRRYLPEINSKNFNVRQFAERTAINTPIQGTAADMIKTAMLNIHRKMSGMRSRMVLQVHDELVFDAHKDELDDLKSLVQIGMEKAIKLSVPVVVDMGVGETWLDAK